A single region of the Myripristis murdjan chromosome 3, fMyrMur1.1, whole genome shotgun sequence genome encodes:
- the tex9 gene encoding testis-expressed protein 9 isoform X2 — translation MCPSVRSAVRDSFHSETGGSVSVPNITAKRRRLFSLFLPTGPHSGQTLLVCTNINKLLCNSTTSPWSPVTSKVTTMAEKTLGKKPLPGVLEVGLAKKAASRQTKVADQEHTMMNKPKKPLSSGGERSNRPEGRPMDKPVSGPPKKPTVDLSAQEEQYKLMNAELEAKTAELVRQAEQLMREQNEVFSKPISANLVIDIEDEEDDSRMTKPEQSATQQPGVKVVTKKRVTSSASHNTCTGKQRKEQPLSCRTQTPKSPLAVDAAVVDNSVDCSLANAIRSIEEKLDDPASHEDVVDEMSSTGATAGSAAQIRILKAKLRVMQEELDRLSYECCKKDEENSKLCTKIKEIEDDRARLQKTTNIQQTQIEKHQTLAEESARRCDGLQLQVAGLQKEIQGLNRAQKQAAGNHSTVEVRLNRALEEVERLKTQLSKTKQMSKDKMNEEHQNTENLLAENKMLKKQKAELIVGFKKQLKLIDILKRQKVNAF, via the exons ATGTGTCCAAGTGTCCGCAGTGCTGTCCGTGATAGTTTTCACAGTGAGACAGGAGGAAGTGTTTCAGTCccaaacatcacagcaaaaaGGCGCcgtcttttttcacttttcctgCCTACAGGTCCCCACTCGGGACAAACTTTGCTCGTTTGCACCAACATCAACAAGTTGCTATGCAACAGCACCACGTCGCCATGGTCGCCAGTCACGTCGAAAGTTACAACAATGGCTGAAAAAACTTTAGGGAAGAAGCCCCTGCCAGGTGTCTTGGAG GTTGGTCTGGCTAAGAAAGCAGCATCCAGACAAACTAAAGTTGCAGACCAGGAACATACAATGATGAACAAA CCCAAGAAACCTCTGTCCTCTGGTGGTGAGAGATCCAACAGACCAGAGGGAAGACCGATGGACAAGCCTGTCTCTGGCCCACCAAAGAAGCCCACGGTTGACCTTTCTGCTCAGGAGGAACAATACAA ACTCATGAATGCAGAGCTGGAGGCTAAAACAGCTGAATTAGTAAGACAGGCAGAACAACTCATG AGAGAACAGAATGAAGTCTTTTCAAAACCAATATCTGCTAACCTGGTTATTGATAttgaagatgaagaggatgacTCCAG GATGACTAAGCCTGAACAAAGTGCAACACAGCAGCCTGGTGTAAAG GTAGTGACCAAAAAAAGGGTCACATCATCTGCATCACATAACACATGcactggaaaacaaagaaaagagcagccACTTTCCTGCAGAACACA aacACCTAAGTCACCGCTTGCTGTTGATGCAGCAGTTGTTGACAACTCAGTAGATTGTTCCCTGGCAAACGCCATACGCAGCATAGAGGAGAAACTGGATGATCCTGCCAGTCATGAGGATGTTGTTGATGAGATGTCCAGCACTGGAGCCACCGCAGGATCAG CTGCTCAGATACGCATTCTGAAGGCAAAACTGCGGGTTATGCAAGAGGAACTGGATCGATTATCTTATGAATGTTGCAAGAAG GATGAGGAAAACAGTAAACTTTGCACAAAAATAAAGGAGATTGAGGATGATCGAGCCAGACTCCAGAAGACCACAAACATCCAGCAAACACAGATAGAGAAGCACCAAACTTTAGCAGAGGAGTCCGCCAGAAGATGTGATGGTCTTCAACTGCAAGTGGCTGGTTTACAGAAG GAAATACAAGGTTTGAACAGAGCCCAGAAACAAGCAGCAGGCAACCACAGCACAGTAGAAGTCCGTCTGAACAGAGccttggaggaggtggagaggctCAAGACCCAACTGAGTAAGACGAAGCAGATGAGTAAG GACAAGATGAACGAGGAGCATCAGAATACAGAAAACCTACTTGCTGAAAACAAGATGCTGAAAAAGCAGAAAGCAGAACTCATTGTGGGTTTCAAGAAACAGCTCAAGTTGATAGACATTCTCAAAAGGCAAAAAGTAA ATGCATTTTGA
- the tex9 gene encoding testis-expressed protein 9 isoform X1: MCPSVRSAVRDSFHSETGGSVSVPNITAKRRRLFSLFLPTGPHSGQTLLVCTNINKLLCNSTTSPWSPVTSKVTTMAEKTLGKKPLPGVLEVGLAKKAASRQTKVADQEHTMMNKPKKPLSSGGERSNRPEGRPMDKPVSGPPKKPTVDLSAQEEQYKLMNAELEAKTAELVRQAEQLMREQNEVFSKPISANLVIDIEDEEDDSRMTKPEQSATQQPGVKVVTKKRVTSSASHNTCTGKQRKEQPLSCRTQTPKSPLAVDAAVVDNSVDCSLANAIRSIEEKLDDPASHEDVVDEMSSTGATAGSAAQIRILKAKLRVMQEELDRLSYECCKKDEENSKLCTKIKEIEDDRARLQKTTNIQQTQIEKHQTLAEESARRCDGLQLQVAGLQKEIQGLNRAQKQAAGNHSTVEVRLNRALEEVERLKTQLSKTKQMSKDKMNEEHQNTENLLAENKMLKKQKAELIVGFKKQLKLIDILKRQKMHFEAAKLLSFTEEEFMKALDWGKS; encoded by the exons ATGTGTCCAAGTGTCCGCAGTGCTGTCCGTGATAGTTTTCACAGTGAGACAGGAGGAAGTGTTTCAGTCccaaacatcacagcaaaaaGGCGCcgtcttttttcacttttcctgCCTACAGGTCCCCACTCGGGACAAACTTTGCTCGTTTGCACCAACATCAACAAGTTGCTATGCAACAGCACCACGTCGCCATGGTCGCCAGTCACGTCGAAAGTTACAACAATGGCTGAAAAAACTTTAGGGAAGAAGCCCCTGCCAGGTGTCTTGGAG GTTGGTCTGGCTAAGAAAGCAGCATCCAGACAAACTAAAGTTGCAGACCAGGAACATACAATGATGAACAAA CCCAAGAAACCTCTGTCCTCTGGTGGTGAGAGATCCAACAGACCAGAGGGAAGACCGATGGACAAGCCTGTCTCTGGCCCACCAAAGAAGCCCACGGTTGACCTTTCTGCTCAGGAGGAACAATACAA ACTCATGAATGCAGAGCTGGAGGCTAAAACAGCTGAATTAGTAAGACAGGCAGAACAACTCATG AGAGAACAGAATGAAGTCTTTTCAAAACCAATATCTGCTAACCTGGTTATTGATAttgaagatgaagaggatgacTCCAG GATGACTAAGCCTGAACAAAGTGCAACACAGCAGCCTGGTGTAAAG GTAGTGACCAAAAAAAGGGTCACATCATCTGCATCACATAACACATGcactggaaaacaaagaaaagagcagccACTTTCCTGCAGAACACA aacACCTAAGTCACCGCTTGCTGTTGATGCAGCAGTTGTTGACAACTCAGTAGATTGTTCCCTGGCAAACGCCATACGCAGCATAGAGGAGAAACTGGATGATCCTGCCAGTCATGAGGATGTTGTTGATGAGATGTCCAGCACTGGAGCCACCGCAGGATCAG CTGCTCAGATACGCATTCTGAAGGCAAAACTGCGGGTTATGCAAGAGGAACTGGATCGATTATCTTATGAATGTTGCAAGAAG GATGAGGAAAACAGTAAACTTTGCACAAAAATAAAGGAGATTGAGGATGATCGAGCCAGACTCCAGAAGACCACAAACATCCAGCAAACACAGATAGAGAAGCACCAAACTTTAGCAGAGGAGTCCGCCAGAAGATGTGATGGTCTTCAACTGCAAGTGGCTGGTTTACAGAAG GAAATACAAGGTTTGAACAGAGCCCAGAAACAAGCAGCAGGCAACCACAGCACAGTAGAAGTCCGTCTGAACAGAGccttggaggaggtggagaggctCAAGACCCAACTGAGTAAGACGAAGCAGATGAGTAAG GACAAGATGAACGAGGAGCATCAGAATACAGAAAACCTACTTGCTGAAAACAAGATGCTGAAAAAGCAGAAAGCAGAACTCATTGTGGGTTTCAAGAAACAGCTCAAGTTGATAGACATTCTCAAAAGGCAAAAA ATGCATTTTGAAGCCGCCAAGCTGTTGTCATTCACAGAAGAGGAATTCATGAAAGCTCTTGACTGGGGGAAGTCCTAG
- the tex9 gene encoding testis-expressed protein 9 isoform X3, producing the protein MMNKPKKPLSSGGERSNRPEGRPMDKPVSGPPKKPTVDLSAQEEQYKLMNAELEAKTAELVRQAEQLMREQNEVFSKPISANLVIDIEDEEDDSRMTKPEQSATQQPGVKVVTKKRVTSSASHNTCTGKQRKEQPLSCRTQTPKSPLAVDAAVVDNSVDCSLANAIRSIEEKLDDPASHEDVVDEMSSTGATAGSAAQIRILKAKLRVMQEELDRLSYECCKKDEENSKLCTKIKEIEDDRARLQKTTNIQQTQIEKHQTLAEESARRCDGLQLQVAGLQKEIQGLNRAQKQAAGNHSTVEVRLNRALEEVERLKTQLSKTKQMSKDKMNEEHQNTENLLAENKMLKKQKAELIVGFKKQLKLIDILKRQKMHFEAAKLLSFTEEEFMKALDWGKS; encoded by the exons ATGATGAACAAA CCCAAGAAACCTCTGTCCTCTGGTGGTGAGAGATCCAACAGACCAGAGGGAAGACCGATGGACAAGCCTGTCTCTGGCCCACCAAAGAAGCCCACGGTTGACCTTTCTGCTCAGGAGGAACAATACAA ACTCATGAATGCAGAGCTGGAGGCTAAAACAGCTGAATTAGTAAGACAGGCAGAACAACTCATG AGAGAACAGAATGAAGTCTTTTCAAAACCAATATCTGCTAACCTGGTTATTGATAttgaagatgaagaggatgacTCCAG GATGACTAAGCCTGAACAAAGTGCAACACAGCAGCCTGGTGTAAAG GTAGTGACCAAAAAAAGGGTCACATCATCTGCATCACATAACACATGcactggaaaacaaagaaaagagcagccACTTTCCTGCAGAACACA aacACCTAAGTCACCGCTTGCTGTTGATGCAGCAGTTGTTGACAACTCAGTAGATTGTTCCCTGGCAAACGCCATACGCAGCATAGAGGAGAAACTGGATGATCCTGCCAGTCATGAGGATGTTGTTGATGAGATGTCCAGCACTGGAGCCACCGCAGGATCAG CTGCTCAGATACGCATTCTGAAGGCAAAACTGCGGGTTATGCAAGAGGAACTGGATCGATTATCTTATGAATGTTGCAAGAAG GATGAGGAAAACAGTAAACTTTGCACAAAAATAAAGGAGATTGAGGATGATCGAGCCAGACTCCAGAAGACCACAAACATCCAGCAAACACAGATAGAGAAGCACCAAACTTTAGCAGAGGAGTCCGCCAGAAGATGTGATGGTCTTCAACTGCAAGTGGCTGGTTTACAGAAG GAAATACAAGGTTTGAACAGAGCCCAGAAACAAGCAGCAGGCAACCACAGCACAGTAGAAGTCCGTCTGAACAGAGccttggaggaggtggagaggctCAAGACCCAACTGAGTAAGACGAAGCAGATGAGTAAG GACAAGATGAACGAGGAGCATCAGAATACAGAAAACCTACTTGCTGAAAACAAGATGCTGAAAAAGCAGAAAGCAGAACTCATTGTGGGTTTCAAGAAACAGCTCAAGTTGATAGACATTCTCAAAAGGCAAAAA ATGCATTTTGAAGCCGCCAAGCTGTTGTCATTCACAGAAGAGGAATTCATGAAAGCTCTTGACTGGGGGAAGTCCTAG